In the Lactobacillus paragasseri genome, TTGATTCACTCTACACTCTAGTCCATGAAACTGGTCACTCTGTCCACTCTTGGTACACAAGAAACACTCAACCTTATGTCTATGGTGATTATCCAATTTTCGTTGCTGAAATTGCTTCAACTACTAATGAGAATATTTTAACCGAGTATTTCTTAGATAAAATTACTGATCCAAAGACCCGTGCATTTGTCTTAAACCATTATCTGGATTCGTTTAAAGGCACACTCTTCCGTCAAACTCAATTTGCGGAATTTGAACAATTTATTCATGAAACTGATGCTAATGGTCAGCCGCTAACAGCTGACGTACTCGATGAATTTTATGGCAACTTAAACCAAAGATACTATGGAGATAGCGTAGAACCTGGTGGAGAAATTGCTATGGAATGGTCACGTATTCCTCACTTCTACTACAACTTCTATGTTTACCAATACGCAACAGGTTTTGCAGCTGCAACTGCACTTGCTAATAAAGTTGTCCACGGTACTGAGCAAGAACGTGATGCTTATATTAATTTCTTAAAATCAGGCTCTTCAGATTACCCAACGGAAATTATGAAACGAGCTGGCGTTGATATGACTAGGGCTGATTACTTGAGGGATGCTTTTGATACTTTTGAAAAACGTCTTAATGAATTTGAAAAAATCGTTGATGAATTAAACGCTGAAAAGTAGGGTTCACATCTAAATAAGCTGGTAGATTTAATTTCTACCAGCTTTTTCATTAGCTATTTTATTTATACATAGTGACGATCTTTTCTAGCTCTTTATCAGAAATCAGTTTCAAATTTCTAACAAATTCCGTAGCTTTTTCTAAAGTTCTGCCACTATTCAGTTGATTTTCGAGAATAATTTTGGCAGAATCAATTTTTCCTTGTTCTACACCGTCTTTTCTACCTTCTGCATATGCTACTTTCCCTGCTATTTTAGCAGCAGCCTGTTCACGTTCTAGCATTCTTGTTTCGTAAAGCATAATCTTCTCCCTCGTTTCCGGATCTTCGTTGATTTCTTTAATTCTTCTTTGCGCGTAATCGAAATGCTTATTTAAATTTACAGGTTCATTGTTCATTAATTTAGCCAAGGCTTTTAAGTCTTCACTCTGCCCTTCAGCTGAAACTTGTGAATTAATGATAATCTTTGTTACACCTTCCTGCAATTGTTTTGACCTATCTTGATCGGAATAAGTATGATAAGACTCATAAAATTTATCATCTTTCTTAGGCTTAAAATTACAGAAAAAAATAATATAGGCGTCTTTCAAATTTCGATAGGTCTTGCCTTTATTTAAAGTATAGCGTAGATCAAGTCTTGAAAGATAATAGCGCATGCGTCTACCAATATCATCCTGATCCGTTGTTTGCATTTCTATATTAAACACGCGTCCTTCATGATCTGTAACCAAAACATCAAGTCTAACTTCTTTAGCTTCGTTCTTACGCTCAGAATTATTAATCTCAACTTGCTTATCTAGCCAGTCTATTTTCTTAATTTTCAGATCTGGAATAATAATTTCAAGCAAATACTTGCAGAATTCCTTATTTTCCATCACCATCCCAAAAACTTTATCTTCCGTGAACCCAAACCAGGGTTCAATCTTTTAACCATATGAGCAAATCCTCTCTAAAAATATTTGAGGAGTCATCCCATATGTTTATTACGCAAAGTGAAGATGTTTTTTCTGAAAAAATACTATTATATCCCGATAAAAAAAAGTTCTTAACCCCAATGAAGTTAAGAACTTTTTTTTTACACCAATTTAGCAAACAAACCAACTAAATAAAGAAATACACAAGTAATCAACAAGTATAAGCTTCCCCACTTAACGGTTTCCTTCAAAATTTTTCCCTCTAAGCCTTCTTTATTAATCGCACCAGTAGCTACTGCAATATTCTGCGGTGATAGCATCCCTGCCGTAGCTCCTGTCATATTCGACGCTACAATCCAGTACTTACTTACACCCAAAGATTGAGCAGCCGAATATTGTAAATTACCAAACAAGACATTAGCTGAAGTAGCAGACCCTGTTAAAAATGTACCAAGTGCTCCAATTAACGGTGCAAATAATGGGTAAGCTGGTCCAAGCAAACTTACTAAGGCCAAAGCCAAGGCATTTGTCATCCCCGCATAAACCATTACTTTAGCTAAACCAACAATTGCACACACTGTAACAGTCGTCATGCCAATTGTCTTTAAAACATTGACAAGAATTTTGAACATTTTATTAAAGCTTAAACCCTGGATTTTTCCACCAATTAAGCCAGCTAATAAAATTAATGTTCCTGGAGAAGAAAGCCAGTTAATTGGAAGATCATTTGGATTCTTTCCTAAATAAACATGTAAATGGGTAGTTACACTAGTTAAGAAGTTATTCACAGGTGGACAAAGGGACGAAGCAAGTAAAACAAAAACAAATACTAAGATGAATGGCGAGCAAGCTTTTATAATCTCGCTAATACTTTCATTTTCTACTTCTTCTACTGCACCAGTTTTTCGCTTTGTGAGCCACACTGTAATTAAAATTGAGAACAATGATCCCACTAAAGCTGGAAGTTCTGCACCGGTAAACTTAGCAATAATAACTTGCGGAATTGCCATTCCTACTCCTGACATTAAAGTAATAAAGACAATTCCCTTAAGTGCTTTAACACTTTTACCAGTAAGAATTACCAAGATAAACGGTACTAAAATAACCAAAATGACCAGCTGTAAAGTTACAATAAAGCCCAATTGCACCTCATTAAGATTAGTTACTTCAGCTAATGTCAAAACCGGCAAGCCAATTGCTCCAAAGGCCGTTGCTGTACTATTAGCAACTAAGCAAATTACAGATGCTTGAATTGGCTCTAAGCCTAATGAAATCAAAATACCAGCACAGATTGCCACTGCTGTACCAAAGCCAGCAATCGACTCAAGAAATCCCCCAAAGCCCCAGGCAATTATTAACACTAAAATTCTTTTATCAGTGGTAATAGACGATAGCAACGTTTCAATCGTCTGCATACTCCCTGATTCAGTTGTAATCTGGTAGACAAAAAGCGCCGCCAAAATTACATACATAATTGGCCAAATTCCCATTATAATACCTTCCAAAGCTCCAGAAAGAGTATTAATTAAGGGTTGTTTAAACATTAAAACAGCGTCCGCGATCGTAATAATTAATCCAATCGTACATGCTCTTGAAGCAGACATCCCAATAATTCCAAGCGAGATTATTAACCAAAGAATTGGTATCAATGCCCATAAGAAATTTATCCACATAATTTTCCTCATTTAAAAAAGTAATACTATTTAATTTTATCCTTTTTCCACATTTTAAGGAAATTTAAAAAACAAAAAAACCTACAAAAAAGCTTCTGCTCTTGTAGGTTTCACAAAGATTACTTTTTAATTGCATGTACGCCATAAACGAATAAATAAATTCCAACTTCAATAATTGAAATAAAGAAAGTCACTGGCAAATTAGTTACATATCCTAAAACTAATCCTGCCCAAACACCAACTAAGGCAATCCCAACTGACCAATATAACATAGCCGGGATTGTTTTGCCTAAATAGCGGGCACTTGAAGACGGCAAAGTTAATAAGATAAAGACCAATAATGATCCAACAACTTGCGCACCAATTGAAACAGCTAAGGCCAAGGCGATTAAAAATACTACCGAAACTAAACTGGTATTAATATGATGGCTAATTGCACCAACATGGTCAAACGAATCATAATTCAACTGTCTTAAAACTAAGAAAATGATTGCTAAAACAAAGAGAGACAGGATAACTAATTGAATAACTCCCTCTCTATCAACGCCAATAATTGAGCCAAACAAGATATTAGTAGCATAGCGACTATTACCACCAGCAATAGCCAAAAATAGCACACCTAGGCCAATGAATAAGGCTGAAATTGCACTTATTGCGGATTCCTTCTGGTCGCTTTTCATTGATAATTCACCAACGCTAATTGAACCAAGCAAGGTAAAGAGAACCATTCCCCATAAAGGAACCCAGCCAATCCACACTGCGAAAGCAGCCCCAGCAAAGCCAATTTCTGAAAGAGTATGGGCTAAAAATGAAAATCCTCTAGCCACAACATATACACCGACTATTCCACAAGTAATGGCAATAAAGGTACTAGCTAGAAATGCATAACGCATAAAATCATACGCAAACATTATTCTTCCCCCACCTCCTCAGTTAAGTCTTTAATTTTACCAGCTACTAGACCTTTGTCTTTAAATAAAAGATAGTCCTTCATATATTTCTTTGCTAAAGGAATATCATGAGTTGTGAATAATACAGTCATTGCATGCTTTTCATTCAAATGCTTAATTAACGACATCAATTCTTCTTTAGCAACAGGATCTAAACTAGCGGTTGCCTCATCTAAAATAATAAAATCTGGCTTGTCTAGTAAGGCTTGAGCTAAATATGCGCGTTGTTTCTGACCACCAGAAGCCT is a window encoding:
- a CDS encoding Rpn family recombination-promoting nuclease/putative transposase, encoding MEPWFGFTEDKVFGMVMENKEFCKYLLEIIIPDLKIKKIDWLDKQVEINNSERKNEAKEVRLDVLVTDHEGRVFNIEMQTTDQDDIGRRMRYYLSRLDLRYTLNKGKTYRNLKDAYIIFFCNFKPKKDDKFYESYHTYSDQDRSKQLQEGVTKIIINSQVSAEGQSEDLKALAKLMNNEPVNLNKHFDYAQRRIKEINEDPETREKIMLYETRMLEREQAAAKIAGKVAYAEGRKDGVEQGKIDSAKIILENQLNSGRTLEKATEFVRNLKLISDKELEKIVTMYK
- a CDS encoding metal ABC transporter permease — protein: MFAYDFMRYAFLASTFIAITCGIVGVYVVARGFSFLAHTLSEIGFAGAAFAVWIGWVPLWGMVLFTLLGSISVGELSMKSDQKESAISAISALFIGLGVLFLAIAGGNSRYATNILFGSIIGVDREGVIQLVILSLFVLAIIFLVLRQLNYDSFDHVGAISHHINTSLVSVVFLIALALAVSIGAQVVGSLLVFILLTLPSSSARYLGKTIPAMLYWSVGIALVGVWAGLVLGYVTNLPVTFFISIIEVGIYLFVYGVHAIKK
- a CDS encoding L-lactate permease, whose protein sequence is MWINFLWALIPILWLIISLGIIGMSASRACTIGLIITIADAVLMFKQPLINTLSGALEGIIMGIWPIMYVILAALFVYQITTESGSMQTIETLLSSITTDKRILVLIIAWGFGGFLESIAGFGTAVAICAGILISLGLEPIQASVICLVANSTATAFGAIGLPVLTLAEVTNLNEVQLGFIVTLQLVILVILVPFILVILTGKSVKALKGIVFITLMSGVGMAIPQVIIAKFTGAELPALVGSLFSILITVWLTKRKTGAVEEVENESISEIIKACSPFILVFVFVLLASSLCPPVNNFLTSVTTHLHVYLGKNPNDLPINWLSSPGTLILLAGLIGGKIQGLSFNKMFKILVNVLKTIGMTTVTVCAIVGLAKVMVYAGMTNALALALVSLLGPAYPLFAPLIGALGTFLTGSATSANVLFGNLQYSAAQSLGVSKYWIVASNMTGATAGMLSPQNIAVATGAINKEGLEGKILKETVKWGSLYLLITCVFLYLVGLFAKLV